One Setaria viridis chromosome 3, Setaria_viridis_v4.0, whole genome shotgun sequence DNA window includes the following coding sequences:
- the LOC117849796 gene encoding hypothetical protein At1g04090: protein MDTTALPVPVGVETHFAPPASMPSWPSSDGAFAKGAIDLGGLEVRQVSTFAKVWSTSRDGAGATFFRPSPIPAGFSALGHYAQRNDRPLFGHVLVARDTTSHDTAAPILAPPRDYTLVWSSPDGGGCFWLPTAPDGYRPIGVVATATPDKPPLDAVRCVRADFTDECEAEAPSVWSSGDRVGGGFSAATLRPTVRRVDARSVHAGTFLARSSATPVDASALACLKNNGASHTSAMPDLAQVNAVLAAYSPLVYLHPDEPYMPSSVAWFFENGALLHRRQQAPTPVVDAGGSNLPQGGDNDGSFWLDLPAGGEQRERVKKGDLAGARAYVQVKPMLGGTATDLTMWFFYPFNGPARARVAFATLPLGGIGSHVGDWEHLTLRVSNFSGELLRVYFSQHSAGVWVDAPRLEYVAGGGGRRPVAYASLHGHAFYPRAGLELQGSAVVGIRNDSAKGSMFDTGGPGRCEVVSAEYLGVAEPAWVGFMRPWGPTEVYAIGRVINGVARFLPRAMRDRLERLVRKVFVGDGATGPKKHGSWVNDERDPPTEG, encoded by the exons ATGGACACGACGGCGCTGCCCGTCCCCGTGGGCGTGGAGACGCATTTCGCTCCTCCGGCCTCCATGCCGTCGTGGCCCTCGTCAG ATGGAGCATTCGCGAAGGGCGCCATAGACCTTGGAGGCCTGGAGGTGCGCCAGGTCTCCACATTCGCCAAGGTCTGGTCCACCAGccgggacggcgccggcgccaccttcttCAGGCCGTCGCCGATCCCGGCCGGCTTCTCGGCGCTCGGGCACTACGCGCAGCGCAACGACAGGCCGCTCTTCGGGCACGTCCTCGTCGCTCGTGACACCACTTCTCACGACACGGCGGCACCGATCCTTGCTCCGCCTCGAGACTACACCCTCGTCTGGTCCAgcccggacggcggcggctgcttctGGCTCCCCACGGCGCCCGACGGTTACAGGCCGATCGGCGTGGTGGCCACGGCCACGCCGGACAAGCCTCCCCTCGACGCGGTCCGGTGCGTCCGCGCCGACTTCACTGACGAGTGCGAAGCCGAGGCGCCGTCGGTGTGGAGCAGCGGCGACCGGGTCGGCGGTGGCTTCAGCGCCGCCACCCTGAGGCCGACGGTACGCCGCGTCGACGCCCGCAGCGTGCACGCCGGCACGTTCCTCGCCCGGAGCAGCGCGACGCCGGTTGACGCCTCGGCCCTGGCGTGCCTGAAGAACAACGGCGCGAGCCACACGTCCGCCATGCCCGACCTCGCCCAGGTGAACGCCGTCCTCGCGGCCTACTCGCCGCTGGTGTACCTCCACCCGGACGAGCCGTACATGCCCTCGTCGGTGGCGTGGTTCTTCGAGAACGGCGCGCTGCTGCACCGGCGCCAGCAGGCCCCGACGCCGGTCGTGGACGCCGGCGGGTCGAACCTCCCGCAAGGCGGCGACAACGACGGCAGCTTCTGGCTCGACCTGCCGGCGGGCGGGGAGCAGAGGGAGAGGGTCAAGAAGGGCGACCTCGCCGGAGCGAGGGCGTACGTGCAGGTGAAACCGATgctcggcgggacggcgacggacCTCACCATGTGGTTCTTCTACCCGTTCAACGGGCCGGCGCGGGCCAGGGTGGCCTTCGCCACCCTGCCGCTCGGCGGCATCGGCTCCCACGTCGGCGACTGGGAGCACCTGACGCTCCGGGTGAGCAACTTCTCCGGGGAGCTCCTGCGGGTGTACTTCTCGCAGCACAGTGCTGGCGTCTGGGTCGACGCGCCCCGGCTGGAgtacgtcgccggcggcggcggcaggaggccggTGGCGTACGCGTCGCTGCACGGGCACGCGTTCTACCCGAGGGCGGGGCTGGAGCTGCAGGGTTCCGCGGTGGTCGGGATACGGAACGACAGCGCCAAGGGGAGCATGTTCGACACCGGCGGGCCCGGGCGGTGCGAGGTGGTGTCGGCGGAGTACCTCGGCGTCGCCGAGCCGGCGTGGGTCGGGTTCATGCGCCCGTGGGGCCCGACGGAGGTGTACGCCATCGGGCGCGTGATCAACGGCGTCGCGCGGTTCCTGCCGCGCGCGATGCGGGATCGGCTGGAGCGGCTGGTGAGGAAGGTGTTCGTCGGGGACGGGGCGACGGGGCCCAAGAAGCATGGCAGCTGGGTAAACGACGAGAGGGACCCCCCAACTGAGGGTTAA